One window of the Pseudomonas knackmussii B13 genome contains the following:
- a CDS encoding OprD family porin: MSKTPIARAVAMATLGSSCIIPALAHADFISDSKANIELRNFYFNRDFRTSTPAQQNKAEEWAQGFILKYESGYTEGTIGVGVDAIGMLGLKLDSSPSRTGTGLLPKQADGSAPDDYSKLGATAKLRYEKNVVKAGTLIPKLPVIVANDTRLLPQVFLGSSLNSTQLDGLTFDAGRLNQTNLRDGSDYQEMGITKGGKRNITPGSKTFTNEFDYAGGTYSWTKNFSTGYHYGQLEDFYKQHFLTALWTLPITDGQSLKTDLRWAKSTDDGGSNVDNKAINAMVTYSLGYNAFGLGYQKMSGDTGFAYINGADPYLVNYVQINDFANKDEKSWQARYDYNFAGLGIPGLTFMTRYIKGDNIDTNPLVSNAEEGKEWERDTDIAYVFQDGYLKGFGVKWRNATTRSNFSDNTASANAADENRLILSYTTPLW; encoded by the coding sequence ATGAGCAAGACTCCGATCGCCCGCGCCGTGGCCATGGCCACGCTGGGTTCCAGCTGCATCATCCCCGCCCTGGCCCACGCCGACTTCATCTCGGACAGCAAGGCCAACATCGAACTGCGCAACTTCTACTTCAACCGCGACTTCCGCACCTCCACCCCGGCCCAGCAGAACAAGGCCGAGGAATGGGCGCAGGGCTTCATCCTGAAATACGAATCGGGCTACACCGAGGGCACCATTGGCGTGGGTGTGGACGCCATCGGCATGCTCGGCCTGAAGCTCGACTCTAGCCCAAGCCGCACCGGAACTGGCCTGCTGCCCAAGCAGGCGGACGGTTCGGCCCCGGACGACTACAGCAAGTTGGGCGCCACCGCCAAACTGCGCTACGAGAAGAACGTGGTGAAGGCCGGCACCCTGATTCCCAAACTGCCGGTGATTGTCGCCAACGACACTCGCCTGCTGCCACAGGTGTTCCTGGGCAGCTCGCTCAACTCCACCCAGCTCGACGGCCTGACCTTCGATGCCGGTCGGCTCAACCAGACCAACCTGCGTGATGGCTCCGACTACCAGGAAATGGGTATCACCAAAGGCGGCAAACGGAATATCACGCCGGGCAGCAAAACGTTTACCAACGAGTTCGACTACGCTGGCGGCACCTACAGCTGGACCAAGAACTTCAGTACCGGCTATCACTACGGCCAGTTGGAAGACTTCTACAAGCAGCACTTCCTGACCGCACTCTGGACCCTGCCGATCACCGACGGCCAGTCACTGAAGACCGACCTGCGCTGGGCCAAGTCGACCGACGATGGCGGCAGCAACGTCGATAACAAGGCGATCAACGCCATGGTGACCTACAGCCTGGGCTACAACGCCTTCGGCCTGGGTTACCAGAAGATGAGTGGCGACACCGGCTTCGCCTACATCAACGGCGCAGACCCCTACCTGGTGAACTACGTCCAGATCAACGACTTCGCCAACAAGGACGAGAAGTCCTGGCAGGCCCGCTATGACTACAACTTCGCCGGCCTCGGCATTCCCGGCCTGACCTTCATGACTCGCTACATCAAGGGTGACAACATCGACACCAACCCGCTGGTTAGCAATGCCGAGGAAGGCAAGGAATGGGAACGCGATACAGACATCGCCTACGTGTTCCAGGACGGCTACCTCAAGGGCTTCGGCGTCAAGTGGCGCAACGCGACCACCCGCAGCAACTTCTCCGACAACACAGCCTCGGCCAACGCTGCGGACGAGAATCGTCTGATCCTGAGCTACACCACGCCCCTGTGGTAA
- a CDS encoding phage holin family protein: MSDAPHATDANRGPSLRRSGTAFLGLLQGHVELFGLELQEQKARTLALLLFAGLALVFALLLLMGLSLLVLVLFWDDHRLAAVLGLCLFYCAGGALCALRLRSLMEDDSSPFSATLEELARDKEHLLR, translated from the coding sequence ATGAGCGACGCACCGCACGCCACGGACGCCAACCGCGGCCCTTCCCTGCGGCGCTCCGGCACCGCCTTCCTCGGCCTGCTGCAGGGCCACGTCGAACTCTTCGGCCTGGAGCTGCAAGAGCAGAAAGCCCGCACCCTGGCCCTGCTGCTGTTCGCCGGCCTGGCTCTGGTCTTCGCCCTGCTCTTGCTGATGGGGCTGTCGCTGCTGGTGCTCGTACTGTTCTGGGACGACCACCGGCTGGCCGCCGTGCTCGGGCTTTGCCTGTTCTATTGCGCCGGCGGCGCACTCTGCGCCCTGCGCCTGCGCAGCCTGATGGAAGACGACAGCTCGCCGTTCAGCGCGACCCTGGAAGAACTGGCGCGGGACAAGGAGCATCTGCTGCGATGA
- the moaB gene encoding molybdenum cofactor biosynthesis protein B translates to MSHQAAPAFVPLNIAVLTVSDTRTLETDTSGQLFVDRLTAAGHNLAARVLLKDDLYRIRAQVAQWIAEDDVQVVLITGGTGFTGRDSTPEAVTCLLDKVVDGFGELFRQISVADIGTSTVQSRALAGLANGTLVCCLPGSTNACRTAWDGILAEQLDARHRPCNFVIHLKKAAPCESRG, encoded by the coding sequence ATGAGCCATCAGGCCGCGCCGGCGTTCGTGCCGCTCAATATCGCCGTTCTCACCGTCAGTGACACCCGAACCCTGGAAACCGACACCTCCGGGCAACTCTTCGTCGACCGCCTCACTGCTGCGGGTCATAACCTGGCTGCTCGCGTGCTGCTGAAGGACGACCTTTACCGCATCCGTGCGCAGGTCGCGCAGTGGATCGCCGAAGATGACGTGCAGGTGGTGCTGATTACTGGCGGCACCGGTTTCACCGGCCGCGACAGCACCCCCGAGGCGGTGACCTGCCTGCTGGATAAGGTGGTGGACGGTTTCGGCGAGCTGTTCCGGCAGATTTCGGTGGCCGATATCGGCACCTCTACCGTGCAATCGCGCGCCCTGGCGGGCCTGGCCAACGGCACCCTGGTGTGTTGCCTGCCGGGTTCGACCAACGCCTGCCGCACCGCCTGGGACGGCATCCTCGCCGAGCAGCTGGATGCGCGTCATCGGCCGTGCAATTTCGTCATCCACCTGAAGAAAGCCGCGCCCTGCGAGAGCCGCGGATGA
- a CDS encoding EAL domain-containing protein, with translation MIDGQPIAYFQPFIDTATGLIAGVEALGRLRLDDGRLVSVGPLFVDPKVSPAALRRLDRQIRDDALARLHQAPKDWFLSLNISPRWVGRLRPNQPLPSLRQLQQHGVDPRRVVFEITELSGGYLRLPEVVARYRQAGARVAIDDFGAGYSQLDRVLTLQPDILKLDMRLFQQAARGGPSGEVVKALAQMAEKTGCWIIAEGVETEDEMDFALECGARFVQGFLFAKPALEFPASDAYLETFGKLRDRYVRRKLQERAGLIQLRRQLAELISNLRPWAESGAMLSSLPAPEGFPRLLRIYQCDRHGTQISPNLEWNGLFWKEDRRYLGHNWSWRPYFYQLLAEGWEERRLTLSNTYRDATSNQYCMTAGLFIEHNRLLLIDIDAEGL, from the coding sequence TTGATCGACGGGCAACCGATCGCCTACTTCCAGCCCTTCATCGACACCGCGACCGGCCTGATCGCCGGCGTCGAGGCCCTCGGCAGGCTGCGCCTGGATGATGGCCGGCTGGTTTCCGTAGGACCGCTGTTCGTCGACCCAAAAGTCTCCCCCGCCGCCCTGCGCCGCCTCGACCGGCAGATCCGCGACGATGCCCTGGCACGACTGCACCAGGCGCCGAAGGACTGGTTCCTCAGCCTGAATATCTCGCCGCGCTGGGTCGGCCGCCTGCGTCCCAACCAGCCGCTGCCAAGCCTGCGTCAACTGCAGCAACACGGTGTCGATCCGCGCCGCGTGGTGTTCGAGATCACCGAACTCAGCGGCGGCTACCTGCGCCTGCCGGAAGTGGTCGCACGTTATCGCCAGGCCGGCGCGCGCGTCGCCATCGACGATTTCGGCGCGGGCTATTCGCAGCTCGACCGCGTGCTCACCCTGCAACCGGACATCCTCAAGCTGGACATGCGCCTGTTCCAGCAGGCTGCACGCGGCGGCCCCAGCGGCGAAGTGGTCAAGGCCCTGGCACAGATGGCGGAAAAGACCGGCTGCTGGATCATCGCCGAGGGCGTCGAAACCGAAGACGAAATGGACTTCGCCCTGGAGTGCGGCGCGCGCTTCGTGCAGGGATTCCTGTTCGCCAAGCCCGCCCTGGAGTTCCCGGCCAGCGATGCCTACCTGGAGACGTTCGGCAAGCTGCGCGACCGCTATGTGCGGCGCAAACTGCAGGAGCGCGCCGGGCTGATCCAGCTGCGCCGCCAACTCGCCGAGCTGATCAGCAACCTGCGCCCCTGGGCCGAAAGTGGCGCGATGCTCAGCAGCCTTCCCGCTCCGGAAGGCTTCCCGCGTCTGCTGCGCATCTACCAGTGCGACCGCCACGGCACGCAGATCTCGCCAAACCTGGAGTGGAACGGCTTGTTCTGGAAAGAGGACCGCCGCTACCTCGGCCACAACTGGTCATGGCGCCCGTACTTCTACCAACTGCTTGCCGAAGGCTGGGAAGAACGCCGCCTGACCCTGTCGAACACCTACCGCGATGCGACCTCGAACCAGTACTGCATGACTGCCGGGCTGTTCATCGAACACAACCGCCTGCTGCTGATCGACATAGACGCCGAAGGCCTCTGA
- a CDS encoding deoxyguanosinetriphosphate triphosphohydrolase, whose product MDWHTLLPRERLGKSVHSSAELGRSAFHKDHDRIIFSGAFRRLGRKTQVHPVSSNDHIHTRLTHSLEVGCVGRSLGMRVGEMLRDELPEWCDPSDLGVIVQSACLAHDIGNPPFGHSGEDAIRHWFQQAAGRGWLDDMDSDERADFLHFEGNAQGFRVLTQLEYHQFDGGMRLTYATLGCYLKYPWTARHAESLGYKKHKFGCYQSELPLLEQITAKLGMPKLENERWARHPLVYLMEAADDICYGLIDLEDGLEMELLDYPEVEALLLDLVGDDLPETYRQLGPSDSRRRKLAILRGKAIEHLSNAAARAFVEQKQRLLAGSLEGDLVEHMSSPAKRCVQRAKALAREKIFQDKRKTLHEIGAYTTLEILLNSFCGAALEQHGGRTPSFKNQRILDLLGHNAPDPQWPLYRSFLRVIDFIAGMTDSYATEMAREMTGRSSPV is encoded by the coding sequence ATGGACTGGCATACCCTGCTTCCCCGCGAGCGCCTCGGCAAATCCGTGCACAGCAGCGCGGAACTTGGCCGCAGCGCCTTCCACAAGGACCACGACCGCATCATCTTCTCCGGCGCCTTCCGGCGCCTGGGACGCAAGACCCAGGTCCACCCCGTATCCAGCAACGATCACATCCATACGCGCCTGACGCATTCCCTGGAGGTAGGCTGCGTCGGCCGCTCGCTCGGCATGCGCGTGGGCGAGATGCTCCGCGACGAGCTCCCGGAATGGTGCGACCCGAGCGACCTAGGGGTGATCGTGCAGTCGGCGTGCCTGGCCCACGACATCGGCAACCCGCCTTTCGGCCACTCCGGCGAAGACGCCATCCGTCACTGGTTCCAGCAAGCCGCCGGGCGCGGCTGGCTGGACGACATGGACAGCGACGAGCGCGCCGACTTCCTGCACTTCGAAGGTAACGCCCAGGGCTTCCGCGTACTCACCCAACTGGAATACCACCAGTTCGACGGCGGCATGCGCCTGACCTACGCGACCCTCGGCTGCTACCTGAAATATCCCTGGACGGCTCGCCACGCAGAATCGCTCGGCTACAAAAAGCACAAATTCGGCTGCTACCAGAGCGAGCTGCCGCTGCTCGAGCAGATCACCGCGAAACTGGGCATGCCGAAGCTGGAGAACGAGCGTTGGGCGCGGCATCCCCTGGTCTACCTGATGGAGGCCGCCGACGACATCTGCTACGGCCTGATCGACCTCGAAGACGGTCTGGAAATGGAGCTGCTCGATTACCCGGAGGTGGAAGCGCTGCTGCTCGACCTGGTCGGCGACGACCTGCCGGAAACCTACCGCCAGCTCGGCCCCAGCGACTCGCGCCGGCGCAAGCTGGCGATCCTTCGCGGCAAAGCCATCGAGCACCTGAGCAACGCCGCCGCGCGGGCCTTCGTCGAGCAGAAGCAACGTTTGCTCGCCGGCAGCCTCGAAGGCGACCTGGTCGAGCACATGAGCAGCCCGGCCAAGCGTTGTGTGCAAAGGGCCAAGGCTTTGGCGCGGGAAAAGATCTTCCAGGACAAGCGCAAGACGCTGCACGAGATAGGCGCGTACACCACCCTGGAAATCCTCCTCAATTCGTTCTGCGGCGCTGCCCTGGAACAACACGGCGGACGCACGCCTTCGTTCAAGAATCAGCGCATCCTCGACCTGCTCGGGCACAACGCACCCGATCCGCAGTGGCCGCTATACAGGTCCTTCCTGCGGGTGATCGATTTCATCGCCGGAATGACCGACAGCTACGCCACTGAAATGGCAAGGGAGATGACCGGGCGTTCAAGCCCGGTCTGA
- a CDS encoding MBL fold metallo-hydrolase, protein MRLSHLLLALSLGLSSLPALADGLRFAVVRTSGVTTLDALTVADGSWTEKVRMNHMAVLIQHHAATLLFDTGLGSQAEAQFRQDMPWWDKPLFRFGQVSPVRDQLAGSGIRIDRILLSHAHWDHASGLSDFPDVPVWAPYAEIDYAHIATPPAVFPSEFSASTRWHPYAFSPTPFLAFDESLDLFGDGSLVLVPMPGHTPGSVGLFITLENGRRYFFSGDTSWRLKGFSGPRQKFWASSRLVDQNREQTLAQLAKVHEMLIAHPEITVIPAHDADAQDRLGYYPQWVQ, encoded by the coding sequence ATGCGCCTGTCTCACCTGCTGCTTGCCCTGTCGCTTGGGCTGTCCAGCCTGCCCGCCCTTGCCGACGGCCTGCGCTTCGCCGTGGTGCGCACGTCCGGGGTCACCACCCTCGATGCCTTGACCGTGGCCGATGGCTCCTGGACCGAGAAGGTCCGGATGAACCACATGGCGGTGCTGATCCAGCATCACGCCGCCACCCTGCTGTTCGATACGGGGCTGGGTAGCCAGGCCGAAGCCCAGTTCCGCCAGGACATGCCCTGGTGGGACAAGCCGTTGTTCCGCTTCGGCCAGGTTTCGCCCGTGCGCGACCAGCTCGCCGGCAGCGGCATTCGCATCGACAGAATCCTGCTGTCCCATGCGCACTGGGACCACGCTTCCGGCCTGTCGGACTTCCCCGACGTACCGGTCTGGGCGCCCTACGCGGAAATCGACTACGCGCACATTGCCACGCCACCGGCGGTCTTCCCCAGCGAGTTCAGCGCCAGCACACGCTGGCACCCTTATGCCTTCTCCCCGACGCCCTTCCTGGCCTTCGACGAAAGCCTCGACCTGTTCGGCGACGGTAGCCTGGTGCTGGTGCCCATGCCCGGCCATACGCCTGGCTCGGTGGGATTGTTCATCACCCTGGAGAACGGTCGCCGCTACTTCTTCAGTGGCGATACCAGTTGGCGCCTCAAGGGTTTCAGCGGCCCGCGACAGAAGTTCTGGGCCAGCAGCCGACTGGTCGACCAGAACCGCGAGCAGACCCTGGCGCAATTGGCGAAGGTCCACGAGATGCTCATCGCCCACCCGGAAATCACCGTGATTCCGGCCCACGACGCCGACGCGCAGGACCGCCTCGGCTACTACCCGCAGTGGGTGCAATAA
- a CDS encoding glutaredoxin family protein produces MSPECQLLGTLGCHLCEVAEQVMMPFVEHGLLVELVDIAEREEWVERYGLLIPVLRRCDNGAELNWPFDAEQVATFLRK; encoded by the coding sequence ATGAGTCCCGAATGCCAGTTGCTGGGAACCCTAGGCTGCCATCTCTGCGAGGTGGCCGAGCAGGTGATGATGCCCTTCGTCGAGCACGGTCTGCTGGTCGAACTGGTGGACATCGCCGAGCGTGAGGAATGGGTCGAACGCTACGGCCTGCTCATTCCGGTGCTGCGCCGCTGCGACAATGGCGCCGAGTTGAACTGGCCGTTCGATGCTGAGCAGGTGGCCACTTTCCTGCGCAAATGA
- a CDS encoding DUF883 family protein, giving the protein MPRKSNANATTDALLAEFQALVADTEKLLQTSTELAGEEADRLRDQLRSGLHRARERIDAAQESVREHGKAAVDATEDYVGEHPWQAVGLAAGVGFLLGLLVGRR; this is encoded by the coding sequence ATGCCTCGCAAATCCAATGCGAATGCCACCACGGACGCGCTGCTGGCCGAGTTCCAGGCGCTGGTAGCCGACACCGAGAAACTGCTGCAGACCTCCACCGAGCTCGCCGGCGAAGAAGCCGATCGCCTGCGCGACCAGCTGCGCAGCGGCCTCCACCGTGCACGCGAACGCATCGATGCCGCGCAAGAAAGCGTCCGCGAGCACGGCAAGGCCGCCGTCGACGCGACCGAGGACTATGTAGGCGAACACCCCTGGCAGGCCGTTGGCCTGGCAGCCGGCGTCGGCTTCCTGCTCGGTCTGCTGGTGGGACGGCGCTGA
- a CDS encoding ammonium transporter, whose translation MENLNSAVATLIHGSNTLFILMGAVMVLAMHAGFAFLEVGTVRLKNQVNALSKILSDFAISALAYFFVGYWVAYGVDFFKPAAELSAENGYALVKFFFLLTFAAAIPAIISGGIAERAKFVPQLCATALIVGLVYPFFEGLVWNGNHGLQEWLKLEFGASFHDFAGSVVVHAFGGWLALAAVLLLGPRNGRYREGRLVAFAPSNIPFLALGSWILIVGWFGFNVMSAQTLDHASGLVAVNSLLAMVGGTMAALLVGRNDPGFLHNGPLAGLVAVCAGSDLMHPIGALATGLVAGALFVWAFTAAQTRWHLDDVLGVWPLHGLCGAWGGIACGVFAQPALGGLGGVSLASQTLGTLLGVLIAFAGGLLVYGVIKSVMGIRLSQEEEYYGADLSIHKIGALSHD comes from the coding sequence ATGGAAAACCTCAATAGCGCCGTGGCAACCCTGATCCACGGTTCCAACACCCTGTTCATCCTGATGGGCGCCGTGATGGTGCTGGCCATGCACGCCGGGTTTGCCTTCCTCGAGGTGGGCACGGTGCGTCTGAAGAACCAGGTCAATGCGCTCTCGAAGATCCTTTCGGACTTCGCCATTTCCGCCCTGGCGTACTTCTTCGTCGGCTACTGGGTGGCCTATGGCGTGGACTTCTTCAAGCCGGCTGCCGAGCTGAGCGCGGAGAACGGCTATGCGCTGGTCAAGTTCTTCTTCCTGCTGACCTTCGCCGCGGCCATCCCGGCGATCATTTCCGGTGGCATCGCCGAGCGCGCCAAGTTCGTCCCGCAGCTGTGCGCCACGGCGCTGATCGTCGGCCTGGTCTATCCCTTCTTCGAGGGCCTGGTATGGAACGGCAACCATGGCTTGCAGGAATGGCTGAAGCTGGAGTTCGGTGCGTCCTTCCATGATTTCGCCGGCTCGGTGGTGGTCCACGCCTTCGGTGGTTGGCTGGCGCTGGCCGCCGTGCTGTTGCTGGGGCCGCGCAACGGCCGCTATCGCGAGGGGCGGCTGGTGGCCTTCGCGCCTTCGAACATCCCGTTCCTGGCTTTGGGCTCGTGGATTCTCATCGTCGGCTGGTTCGGCTTCAACGTGATGAGCGCGCAGACCCTGGATCACGCCAGCGGCCTGGTGGCGGTCAACTCGCTACTGGCGATGGTCGGCGGCACCATGGCGGCGCTGCTGGTCGGTCGCAATGACCCGGGCTTCCTGCACAACGGCCCGCTGGCGGGGCTGGTGGCGGTGTGTGCCGGTTCCGACCTGATGCACCCGATTGGCGCGCTCGCCACCGGCTTGGTCGCTGGTGCCTTGTTCGTCTGGGCGTTCACTGCGGCGCAAACACGCTGGCATCTCGACGACGTACTGGGCGTGTGGCCGCTGCACGGCCTGTGCGGCGCCTGGGGCGGCATCGCCTGCGGGGTGTTTGCGCAGCCGGCGCTAGGCGGGTTGGGCGGCGTCAGCCTGGCCAGCCAGACGCTCGGCACCCTGCTCGGTGTGCTCATCGCCTTCGCGGGTGGACTCCTGGTGTATGGCGTGATCAAGAGCGTCATGGGCATTCGCCTGAGCCAGGAGGAGGAGTACTACGGCGCCGACCTGTCGATCCACAAGATCGGTGCCCTGAGCCACGACTGA
- a CDS encoding YgdI/YgdR family lipoprotein — translation MIKRTLPAFLLALGMGALAGCSSPSVITMNDGREIQSVDTPEYDSSTGFYEFEQLDGKRVQVNKDQVRSVKDL, via the coding sequence ATGATCAAACGGACCCTTCCCGCTTTCCTGCTGGCACTCGGCATGGGTGCACTGGCCGGCTGCTCGAGTCCGAGCGTCATTACCATGAACGACGGTCGCGAAATCCAGTCCGTCGACACTCCGGAATACGACAGCAGCACCGGCTTCTATGAATTCGAGCAACTGGATGGCAAGCGCGTGCAGGTGAACAAGGACCAGGTGCGTAGCGTGAAGGATCTCTGA
- a CDS encoding TetR/AcrR family transcriptional regulator produces the protein MSSSNPSSSKREQLLNTALVLFYREGYHATGIDRILAESGVAKMTLYKHFKSKDELILAALEARHARSLEYFRAGARLPPREAILAVFDSLHGYLQQSDFRGCAFIHAAAEFHDREHPIHRQAAEHKDFIERFFHEQLQRLGLAEPGKLARQLQYLMEGVLVMAHMHGPADQALEAREAAEILLRSAGL, from the coding sequence ATGTCGTCCAGCAACCCGTCATCCAGCAAGCGCGAGCAATTGCTCAATACCGCCCTCGTGCTGTTCTACCGGGAGGGCTATCACGCCACCGGTATCGATCGCATCCTCGCCGAGTCCGGGGTGGCGAAGATGACCCTGTACAAGCACTTCAAGTCCAAGGACGAGCTGATCCTGGCGGCGCTGGAGGCACGCCATGCGCGCAGCCTCGAATACTTCCGCGCAGGCGCGCGCCTGCCGCCGCGCGAGGCGATACTGGCGGTGTTCGACTCGTTGCATGGCTATCTGCAGCAGAGCGATTTCCGCGGTTGTGCGTTCATCCATGCGGCAGCGGAGTTTCATGATCGCGAGCATCCGATCCACCGGCAGGCCGCCGAGCACAAGGACTTCATCGAGCGCTTCTTCCATGAGCAACTGCAGCGGCTTGGGCTCGCCGAGCCAGGCAAGCTGGCGCGACAGCTGCAATATTTGATGGAAGGCGTGTTGGTCATGGCGCACATGCACGGTCCGGCCGACCAGGCCCTGGAGGCCCGCGAGGCGGCGGAAATCCTGCTGCGGAGCGCAGGACTATGA
- a CDS encoding NAD(P)-dependent oxidoreductase, with product MKIGFLGLGGMGAGMAANLLKAGHQLCVWNRSPALAEPLLAQGATLAAEPQQAFDADVVVTMLADDAATRSVVLDSGALASAKPGLIHLGMATLSAAFVTELVERHRECGATYIAAPVFGRVEVAAAGKLNILAAGPLEAIDKVQPLLDAMGQKTWPLGEDPLSAVAVKIAGNFMIASAIEAMGEAAALTQSYGVAPAQFLEIMGNTLFNAPVYRNYGAQIAERRYEPAGFRLVLGLKDVGLALAAGQSRHVPLPFASVLRDNLLEAIAQGDGERDWAALAQVAMRRSGQD from the coding sequence ATGAAAATCGGATTCCTCGGTCTGGGTGGCATGGGCGCCGGCATGGCGGCCAACCTGCTCAAGGCCGGCCATCAACTGTGCGTGTGGAACCGTTCGCCGGCGCTCGCCGAGCCGCTTCTCGCCCAGGGCGCGACGCTGGCGGCGGAACCGCAGCAAGCCTTCGATGCCGACGTGGTCGTCACCATGCTCGCCGATGACGCGGCGACTCGCAGCGTTGTGCTCGACAGCGGCGCACTGGCTTCGGCCAAGCCCGGTCTGATCCACCTCGGCATGGCGACCCTGTCCGCGGCCTTCGTGACGGAGCTGGTCGAGCGGCACCGTGAGTGTGGCGCTACCTACATTGCGGCTCCGGTGTTCGGTCGCGTCGAAGTCGCGGCGGCCGGCAAGCTGAACATTCTCGCTGCCGGTCCGCTGGAGGCCATCGACAAGGTCCAGCCGTTGCTCGATGCGATGGGGCAGAAGACCTGGCCGCTCGGCGAGGACCCGCTGAGTGCTGTTGCGGTGAAGATCGCCGGCAATTTCATGATCGCCAGTGCCATCGAGGCCATGGGCGAAGCGGCTGCCCTGACCCAGAGCTATGGCGTGGCGCCGGCGCAGTTTCTGGAGATCATGGGCAACACGCTGTTCAACGCGCCGGTGTATCGCAACTACGGCGCGCAGATTGCCGAGCGGCGCTACGAGCCGGCGGGCTTCCGCCTGGTGCTCGGGCTGAAGGATGTCGGCCTGGCGCTCGCGGCGGGGCAGAGCCGCCATGTGCCCTTGCCCTTCGCCAGCGTGCTGCGCGACAACCTGCTCGAGGCGATTGCCCAGGGAGATGGTGAGCGCGATTGGGCGGCGCTGGCTCAGGTCGCCATGCGGCGCTCGGGGCAGGACTGA
- a CDS encoding glutathione S-transferase family protein: MKLHDVPLSGNSYKVRLFLNLLGLQAEQINVDLRSGEQKRPAFLAINPRGQVPALEDGDYRLGDSQAILVYLARRYAPSYWYPLDAETQGRIAHWLSFAANEIQHGVASARIIQVFKGPGDLASAQSKGRQSLELLDGVLREQTWLAATNEPTIADVAVYPYVALAGEGGVDPSAYPWVQTWLDRVRALPRYLPLPVL, translated from the coding sequence ATGAAACTCCATGACGTCCCGCTTTCCGGCAATTCGTACAAGGTCCGCCTATTCCTCAATCTGCTCGGCCTGCAAGCCGAACAGATCAACGTCGACCTGCGCAGTGGCGAACAGAAACGCCCGGCCTTCCTCGCCATCAACCCCCGCGGCCAGGTCCCGGCGCTGGAGGACGGCGACTATCGCCTGGGCGACTCCCAGGCCATCCTGGTCTACCTGGCACGCCGCTACGCCCCGTCCTACTGGTACCCGCTGGATGCCGAGACCCAAGGCCGCATCGCCCATTGGCTGAGCTTCGCCGCCAACGAGATCCAGCACGGCGTGGCAAGCGCACGAATCATCCAGGTGTTCAAGGGGCCGGGCGACCTCGCCAGTGCACAGTCCAAGGGGCGCCAGTCACTGGAGTTGCTCGACGGCGTGCTGCGCGAGCAGACCTGGCTGGCGGCTACCAACGAGCCGACCATCGCAGACGTGGCGGTTTATCCCTACGTAGCCCTGGCCGGCGAAGGCGGCGTGGATCCCTCGGCCTATCCCTGGGTTCAGACCTGGCTGGATCGCGTGCGCGCCCTGCCCCGTTACTTGCCGTTGCCTGTGCTCTAG
- the mobA gene encoding molybdenum cofactor guanylyltransferase MobA — MPETPLLPCSVLLLAGGRGQRLGGRDKGLVEWHGRPLIEHLHQLVRPLTDDLIVSCNRNADRYGAYADRLVQDDTPDYPGPLAGIRAGLAVARHPWLLVLPCDAPCIDGALIDDLRRAAQADPAHPHMLHDGEHWEPLFCIIPRALAAAVEQAWQRGERSPRHVLLPLGAQPVHCAPNDPRLANLNTPDLLQEDSQAENFSP; from the coding sequence ATGCCCGAAACCCCCTTGCTCCCCTGCTCCGTGCTGCTGCTCGCTGGTGGTCGCGGCCAACGCCTGGGCGGTCGCGACAAGGGGTTGGTGGAGTGGCACGGACGCCCGCTGATCGAGCACCTCCACCAGTTGGTGCGGCCGCTGACAGACGACCTGATCGTCTCCTGCAATCGCAACGCCGATCGCTACGGCGCCTACGCCGATCGCCTGGTACAGGACGACACGCCGGATTACCCCGGCCCCCTAGCCGGCATTCGCGCCGGGTTGGCCGTCGCCCGCCATCCCTGGTTGCTGGTGCTGCCTTGTGATGCGCCCTGCATCGACGGGGCACTGATCGATGATCTGCGCCGTGCGGCGCAAGCCGATCCTGCTCATCCGCATATGCTGCATGACGGCGAGCACTGGGAGCCGCTGTTCTGCATCATTCCCCGCGCGCTTGCCGCGGCGGTGGAGCAAGCCTGGCAACGCGGCGAACGCAGCCCGCGGCATGTGCTGCTGCCGCTGGGAGCCCAGCCCGTGCATTGCGCACCGAACGACCCGCGACTCGCCAACCTGAACACGCCCGACCTGTTGCAGGAAGATTCTCAAGCAGAGAATTTCTCGCCATAG